The following are from one region of the Sphingobium sp. MI1205 genome:
- a CDS encoding SDR family oxidoreductase — protein sequence MKLLVMAAAGNQGRILLPRLREAGIEVRAVRARSDCEDELKKLGANEVMVGDACDRAFLREAVAGVDAVYYITPTAHPQEREMGWAMIDAVRESGIGHLIYSSVLHPIASPMLQHKAKRDIEERLLEANIAFTVLQPADYMMPNVIGEAIRSRVWRQLYDLDRVQAMVALEDVAEVVVKVAREHEAHFGATYQLCAPGNFSGNDIAAAIARVTGLDIGAEIITPDDYFRAFYGMGDGDAYRYPKAMIRSVAMWYGQYDFVGNPNVLTWLLGRPPTTLDQFIGKIWRDRG from the coding sequence ATGAAGCTGCTGGTGATGGCGGCGGCCGGTAATCAGGGCCGCATACTCCTGCCGCGCTTGCGGGAAGCCGGAATCGAAGTACGCGCCGTGCGCGCGCGATCGGATTGCGAGGACGAGTTGAAAAAGCTCGGCGCCAACGAAGTGATGGTGGGCGATGCTTGCGACCGGGCGTTCCTGCGCGAAGCGGTCGCCGGGGTCGACGCCGTCTATTATATCACCCCCACCGCCCATCCGCAGGAGCGCGAGATGGGTTGGGCGATGATCGACGCCGTGCGTGAGAGCGGCATCGGCCATCTCATCTACAGTTCCGTGCTTCATCCGATCGCCAGCCCCATGTTGCAGCACAAAGCCAAGCGGGACATCGAGGAGCGATTGCTGGAAGCCAATATCGCCTTCACCGTGTTGCAGCCCGCCGACTACATGATGCCAAACGTCATCGGCGAAGCGATCCGCAGCCGCGTCTGGCGTCAGCTCTATGACCTGGACCGCGTGCAGGCGATGGTGGCGCTGGAGGATGTTGCCGAGGTCGTCGTCAAGGTCGCGCGGGAGCATGAGGCGCATTTTGGCGCGACCTATCAGCTTTGCGCACCGGGTAATTTTTCCGGCAACGACATCGCCGCCGCGATTGCGCGCGTGACGGGATTGGACATCGGCGCGGAAATCATCACCCCGGATGATTATTTCCGGGCCTTTTACGGCATGGGGGATGGCGACGCCTACCGTTATCCCAAGGCGATGATCCGATCGGTTGCCATGTGGTACGGCCAATATGATTTCGTCGGCAACCCGAACGTCCTGACCTGGCTGCTCGGCCGGCCGCCCACGACGCTGGATCAGTTCATCGGAAAGATCTGGCGAGATCGGGGCTGA